From one Branchiostoma floridae strain S238N-H82 chromosome 3, Bfl_VNyyK, whole genome shotgun sequence genomic stretch:
- the LOC118412532 gene encoding uncharacterized protein LOC118412532 has translation MRNITTEAWRQHPADRPAMSGILRRMMTKSDVQWSADQLRTAENEARKKLTDALRVSTRVRTPRREPVSAGLSSGEGSGLSPREAANTRHGEQRISPQSTRLSPRVSQVSPGVSRVSPRVSRMPQRGAGLQTSRKQTPVTKQGGHKENSNGKSKPSGSHVDDQEKIKSSESHVSGSASVRENASSSGSVREVNSSHIGNNRCSAQTLTRDEGFSESSFTDDQMSHDGSQCESGAAGGQSADEPSEAAEEPSEAAEEVAEALAGLAQVHLDFPERPAKLLTDHESGVNAKEEDAGHQLSSNMATPCPQPDQQQVGFSTTHDQTDPTNRDACQGRHGETEDEFEDESAEPVTVQYRGKLQPDPSLDVQSEAQQSTRTDAQSDTTETYRDEDHISSSFDSDDETSVKVPMGERIERPNSDLMAEDGDNDGLGVDSTTQHQSQTLSSEQTLQHQSEIISQGVTDQHLNEAGPVGDVGLQTAETAQQEQNTSAAGEVVTAMAQPRADPQVPSYPAVIFYDEADPDIAQVMQVAQLLRRTWGLHVFDPHRDGVEDKMTSFRHSFENSQHAVAVLTPAVIRDMQENRPSTASFRIATFLTGLLETREQTCRRRLIPVQIGNDEIPFILCNFCVLRLGTSGFHRRLYRAVGSQTGDTGLTTRDVRGWADQMPLLEHTVNTVAAMLRLPPEVLTDIKQEFGGSRARLIQVLECWCMHHGACATDVRLQQVVAAVTGGQRSCARDQEQVQANVPEGQGSCTRDEGLVQATVPDDQGSDVRGQSQVQAAVPGGQGETQRQQYEEHQPPAEINTLLRTNRVRLVDALMYPEPVLDHLYSRCVINNEEMELIKSHSVRHEQARKLLDIIATKGTWGCAELKSVLAEVNPYAATFLET, from the exons ATGAGGAACATCACTACAGAGGCATGGAGGCAGCATCCAGCCGACAGGCCTGCCATGTCAG GCATTCTGCGTCGCATGATGACAAAGAGTGATGTACAGTGGTCGGCTGATCAGCTGAGAACGGCTGAAAATGAAGCAAGAAAAAAGCTG ACAGACGCCCTGAGGGTCAGCACCCGAGTACGGACACCGCGTCGTGAGCCGGTCTCAGCAGGTCTGTCCTCCGGGGAAGGTAGCGGCCTGTCACCCCGAGAAGCCGCAAATACAAGGCACGGAGAGCAACGGATATCCCCACAAAGTACACGGCTGTCCCCACGTGTCTCTCAGGTGTCCCCAGGTGTCTCTCGGGTGTCTCCACGTGTCTCTCGAATGCCCCAACGCGGGGCTGGTCTGCAGACGTCCCGTAAGCAAACCCCCGTGACCAAACAGGGTGGGCACAAGGAAAACTCCAATGGAAAGTCTAAACCCTCAGGATCACATGTAGATGATCAAGAGAAGATCAAGTCATCCGAATCACATGTCAGTGGGTCAGCGAGCGTCAGGGAAAACGCGTCTTCCTCAGGCTCTGTGAGGGAGGTGAACAGTTCGCACATCGGCAACAACAGATGCTCGGCACAGACCCTAACTCGTGACGAGGGCTTCTCTGAGTCATCCTTTACAGACGACCAGATGAGCCATGACGGCAGCCAGTGCGAATCAGGCGCTGCAGGGGGTCAGTCTGCTGATGAGCCATCTGAGGCAGCTGAGGAGCCATCTGAGGCAGCTGAGGAGGTAGCTGAGGCACTTGCAGGGCTGGCTCAGGTTCACCTGGACTTTCCAGAACGGCCAGCCAAGCTACTGACAGACCACGAGTCTGGAGTCAATGCAAAAGAAGAAGATGCAGGGCACCAGTTAAGTTCTAATATGGCCACACCGTGTCCTCAACCAGACCAGCAGCAAGTTGGCTTCAGCACGACGCACGACCAGACAGATCCGACCAACCGAGACGCCTGCCAAGGTCGTCATGGAGAAACTGAAGATGAATTTGAAGATGAATCAGCTGAGCCGGTCACCGTCCAATATAGGGGTAAACTGCAGCCAGATCCGAGTCTGGATGTCCAGTCAGAAGCACAGCAAAGTACAAGGACCGACGCACAGTCGGACACAACCGAGACCTACAGAGATGAAGATCACATTTCATCTTCATTTGACTCCGATGACGAAACATCGGTCAAGGTGCCTATGGGAGAACGGATAGAGCGCCCCAACAGCGACTTGATGGCAGAGGACGGAGACAATGATGGGTTAGGAGTCGACTCCACAACACAGCACCAATCGCAGACCTTGTCTAGTGAACAAACATTACAGCACCAATCGGAAATCATTTCACAAGGTGTCACTGACCAGCACCTCAACGAAGCTGGACCTGTCGGCGATGTCGGCCTGCAAACAGCTGAGACTGCACAACAAGAGCAGAACACGTCAGCAGCAGGGGAAGTCGTTACTGCAATGGCGCAGCCTCGGGCAGACCCACaa GTCCCATCCTACCCTGCAGTGATCTTCTATGACGAGGCTGACCCTGACATTGCCCAGGTGATGCAGGTGGCCCAACTCCTGAGGCGTACCTGGGGGCTGCACGTTTTTGACCCGCACCGTGACGGGGTGGAGGACAAGATGACGAGTTTCCGCCACTCATTTGAGAACAGCCAGCACGCCGTGGCCGTCCTCACGCCCGCCGTCATCCGGGACATGCAGGAGAACAGGCCGAGCACTGCGTCCTTCCGGATCGCCACCTTTCTGACGGGACTGCTGGAGACACGTGAGCAGACGTGCAGGAGGCGCCTGATCCCAGTACAAATTGGCAACGATGAGATCCCGTTTATCCTCTGCAACTTCTGTGTTCTCCGTCTAGGGACAAGTGGCTTCCATAGACGACTGTATCGGGCAGTCGGCAGTCAGACAG GTGACACAGGTCTGACGACCAGAGACGTCAGAGGCTGGGCTGACCAGATGCCACTGTTAGAGCACACAGTGAACACGGTGGCTGCAATGCTGCGCCTCCCACCAGAGGTCCTCACAGACATCAAGCAGGAGTTTGGAGGCAGCCGGGCCAGACTGATTCAG GTCCTGGAGTGCTGGTGCATGCACCACGGCGCATGCGCCACTGACGTGCGGCTGCAGCAGGTGGTAGCAGCCGTGACGGGAGGGCAGAGGTCATGTGCTAGAGATCAGGAACAGGTGCAGGCCAACGTACCggaaggtcaggggtcatgtACGAGAGATGAAGGTCTGGTGCAGGCCACCGTACCAGATGATCAGGGGTCAGATGTGAGAGGTCAGAGTCAGGTGCAGGCCGCTGTACCAGGAGGTCAAGGTGAAACACAGCGGCAACAGTACGAGGAGCACCAGCCACCAGCAG